One window of the Runella slithyformis DSM 19594 genome contains the following:
- a CDS encoding AAA family ATPase gives MEQILIKNFKAIVNKEDRPINVKKMTVLMGEQGSGKSTVAKLIYFFKTIREEILTPFISSFLVTEDNLKHVIEGQILSYFITLFSSSRRLSNFEITYTYTNGEFIRINQTETGELKIEFEHWLSKLNKAIGLNRELKRLDDAFGDLERRERDRFVNAIVKIVNNLFGSTQLNLYLPASRNAVISLGNHLLEIYAKLDNNLSAYNEKDAHKYMSENDIILLKFIQYNRFLRNKFLQSGNFQTFIEDEKELNPGLDCTDSEKILTRIEAVLKGRYLNDPEGEKLAFSNNQFVFLQNASSGQQESIRTFQDIFLHVLYGDPVFRVIEEPESHLFAAAQKELIESLAILANKNSENQLLITTHSTFILRVLDNLLKAFEIKTRDAERIIDRAAWLNFDEFAAYNLVNGEIEDALNQEFKGVDARLFDDVTQQISNEFDELLNIQYPSKMAKAFTKKLKRKKNVVQPVAV, from the coding sequence ATGGAACAAATACTCATAAAAAACTTCAAAGCAATCGTTAATAAAGAAGACCGTCCCATTAATGTCAAAAAAATGACGGTCCTGATGGGGGAACAAGGCAGCGGTAAGAGTACGGTAGCAAAGTTGATTTACTTTTTTAAAACAATCCGGGAAGAAATACTCACCCCTTTCATCAGCAGCTTTTTGGTAACTGAGGATAACTTAAAGCATGTTATAGAAGGACAAATCCTGAGCTATTTCATTACGCTGTTTAGCTCTTCCAGGCGTCTCTCAAATTTTGAAATTACTTATACTTACACCAATGGTGAATTTATTAGGATCAATCAAACTGAAACAGGAGAATTGAAGATTGAGTTTGAGCATTGGCTCTCGAAGTTGAACAAAGCCATTGGACTCAATCGTGAATTAAAACGTTTGGATGATGCCTTTGGTGATTTGGAAAGAAGAGAAAGAGATAGGTTTGTTAATGCTATTGTTAAGATAGTCAATAATCTTTTCGGAAGTACTCAGTTAAATCTTTATTTACCTGCAAGTAGAAATGCAGTGATTTCATTAGGCAATCATTTATTAGAAATTTACGCTAAATTAGACAACAATTTATCAGCATATAATGAGAAAGATGCTCACAAATATATGTCTGAGAATGATATTATATTATTGAAATTTATTCAATACAACCGTTTTTTAAGAAACAAGTTTCTCCAATCAGGTAATTTTCAAACCTTCATTGAGGACGAAAAAGAGTTGAATCCCGGCCTTGATTGTACAGATTCAGAAAAAATACTCACACGAATTGAAGCTGTTTTAAAAGGACGTTATTTAAATGATCCTGAAGGCGAAAAACTGGCCTTCAGTAACAATCAATTCGTTTTTCTCCAAAACGCTTCTTCCGGTCAGCAGGAAAGCATCCGTACTTTTCAAGACATTTTCTTGCATGTGCTCTATGGTGACCCTGTATTTCGAGTCATTGAAGAGCCTGAATCACATCTATTCGCGGCGGCACAAAAAGAGTTAATCGAGTCCTTAGCCATATTAGCCAACAAAAACTCTGAAAATCAATTGCTTATTACCACGCACAGCACGTTTATTCTGCGAGTGCTTGATAATCTGCTGAAAGCTTTTGAAATAAAAACCCGTGATGCTGAACGAATCATTGACAGGGCTGCATGGCTAAACTTTGATGAATTTGCTGCCTATAATTTAGTGAACGGCGAAATAGAAGATGCGCTTAACCAAGAATTTAAGGGAGTGGATGCCCGTCTGTTTGACGACGTTACCCAACAAATAAGTAATGAATTTGATGAATTATTAAATATTCAGTATCCGTCAAAGATGGCGAAAGCGTTTACCAAAAAATTAAAAAGAAAGAAAAATGTTGTTCAACCAGTCGCAGTGTAA
- the katG gene encoding catalase/peroxidase HPI, translating to MENNTASGSSAYDVNGEAKCPFPHGATKKKPIAGGGTTNRDWWPNQLKLNILRQNSSLSNPMGESFNYAEEFKSLDLAAVKKDIFDLMTNSQDWWPADYGHYGPFFIRMAWHSAGTYRIADGRGGASSGTLRFAPLNSWPDNGNLDKARLLLWPIKQKYGRKISWADLMVLTGNCALESMGFKTFGFGGGREDIWEPEEDIYWGSEAEWLGDKRYTGDRELENPLAAVQMGLIYVNPEGPNGTPDALAAARDIRETFGRMAMNDEETVALIAGGHTFGKAHGAADPGQYVGREPAGAGIEEQGLGWKNSFGTGNAGDTITSGLEGAWTTNPTQWDNNYFDNLFGFEWELTKSPAGAQQWTPKNGAGLGTVPDAHDPAKRHAPMMFTTDIALRVDPIYEPISRRFHENPDQFADAFARAWFKLTHRDMGPVARYLGPEVPTEELIWQDPIPAVTHELIDAQDIAALKATILASGLSVSQLVSTAWASASTFRGSDKRGGANGARLRLAPQKDWDVNHPGLLANVLEKLEGIQNEFNSAQLGGKQVSLADLIVLGGCAGIEQAAKKAGHEVTVPFTPGRTDASQEQTDAESFAVLEPEADGFRNYAKTKYTVSAEEMLIDKAQLLTLTAPEMTVLVGGMRVLNTNYGFSKHGVFTKRTETLTNDFFVNLLDLRTAWKSTSAHQDVFEGRDRITGELKWTGTRVDLIFGSNSELRAIAEVYGCSDSEEKFVKDFVAAWNKVMNLDRFDLA from the coding sequence ATGGAAAATAATACAGCTTCGGGCTCATCAGCTTATGATGTTAACGGGGAAGCCAAATGCCCGTTTCCTCATGGGGCTACTAAGAAAAAGCCAATCGCCGGCGGTGGCACCACTAACCGCGACTGGTGGCCGAATCAGTTGAAACTGAATATCCTTCGTCAAAACTCTTCTCTGTCCAACCCGATGGGAGAGTCGTTCAACTACGCTGAAGAATTCAAGAGCCTTGACCTGGCGGCGGTCAAGAAAGATATCTTCGATTTGATGACCAACTCTCAGGATTGGTGGCCGGCCGATTACGGCCACTACGGGCCATTCTTCATCCGGATGGCTTGGCACAGTGCCGGTACGTACCGCATTGCTGACGGACGCGGCGGTGCAAGTTCAGGCACCTTACGTTTTGCCCCGCTTAACAGTTGGCCGGACAACGGAAATCTGGACAAGGCTCGCTTATTGCTGTGGCCGATCAAACAAAAATATGGCCGTAAAATATCCTGGGCCGATTTAATGGTTCTTACCGGCAACTGTGCGCTGGAGTCTATGGGCTTTAAGACCTTCGGTTTCGGAGGCGGTCGTGAGGATATTTGGGAGCCGGAAGAAGATATTTATTGGGGTTCTGAAGCTGAATGGCTGGGTGATAAACGCTACACCGGCGACCGCGAACTGGAAAATCCACTGGCGGCTGTTCAGATGGGGCTTATTTACGTGAACCCGGAAGGTCCTAACGGGACGCCGGACGCACTGGCGGCGGCTCGTGATATTCGCGAGACGTTTGGCCGTATGGCCATGAATGACGAAGAAACGGTGGCGCTGATTGCGGGTGGACACACCTTCGGTAAAGCCCACGGCGCGGCCGATCCGGGCCAATATGTGGGTCGGGAGCCTGCCGGTGCAGGCATTGAAGAGCAGGGCTTGGGCTGGAAAAACAGCTTCGGCACCGGCAACGCCGGCGATACGATCACCAGCGGTTTGGAAGGGGCGTGGACCACGAACCCAACGCAGTGGGATAACAATTACTTCGATAACCTGTTCGGATTTGAATGGGAACTTACCAAAAGTCCGGCCGGCGCACAGCAGTGGACGCCTAAAAACGGTGCCGGCCTCGGTACTGTGCCCGATGCACACGACCCGGCCAAGCGCCACGCGCCCATGATGTTTACGACCGATATCGCCCTGAGAGTAGATCCGATTTACGAACCGATCTCAAGACGCTTCCATGAAAATCCCGATCAGTTTGCTGATGCGTTTGCCCGGGCATGGTTCAAGTTGACCCACCGCGACATGGGCCCTGTGGCCCGTTACCTCGGACCGGAAGTGCCGACGGAAGAACTGATCTGGCAAGACCCGATTCCTGCCGTTACGCATGAGTTGATCGATGCGCAGGACATTGCTGCCCTGAAAGCTACCATACTTGCTTCGGGTCTGTCGGTGTCTCAGTTGGTTTCTACCGCTTGGGCGTCGGCCTCTACGTTCCGTGGCTCCGACAAACGCGGCGGTGCCAACGGAGCCCGCCTTCGTTTGGCTCCGCAGAAAGATTGGGATGTCAATCACCCGGGCCTTTTGGCGAATGTATTGGAGAAACTGGAAGGTATCCAAAACGAATTCAACAGTGCTCAATTAGGCGGTAAGCAGGTATCGTTGGCTGATTTGATCGTATTGGGCGGCTGTGCCGGTATTGAACAGGCGGCCAAAAAGGCAGGGCACGAGGTGACAGTTCCTTTTACGCCGGGACGTACCGATGCGTCGCAGGAGCAAACCGATGCCGAATCTTTCGCGGTACTTGAGCCGGAAGCGGATGGTTTCCGCAACTATGCCAAGACCAAGTACACGGTATCAGCCGAGGAAATGTTGATCGATAAAGCACAATTGCTGACCTTGACCGCACCTGAGATGACGGTGCTCGTGGGAGGAATGCGGGTATTGAATACCAACTACGGTTTCTCGAAACACGGCGTGTTTACGAAGCGTACAGAAACCCTCACCAATGATTTCTTCGTCAATCTGCTTGATCTTCGCACTGCCTGGAAGTCAACATCAGCGCATCAGGATGTGTTTGAAGGTCGTGACCGTATTACGGGCGAACTCAAGTGGACAGGTACGCGGGTGGACCTTATCTTCGGTTCAAACTCCGAACTTCGGGCCATTGCTGAAGTGTACGGATGCAGCGACTCGGAAGAGAAATTCGTGAAGGATTTTGTGGCAGCTTGGAACAAAGTGATGAACCTGGACCGCTTCGATTTGGCTTAA
- the dnaE gene encoding DNA polymerase III subunit alpha, translated as MQFSHLHCHTQYSLLDGAADIKKLFKKAKADEMPAIAITDHGNMFGVFEFVAEGHKTGIKPIVGCEFYLVEDRHKKQFTKEQKDVRRHQLLLAKNAEGYRNLTKLCSLGFIEGMYGKYPRIDKELLVKYHKGLIATTCCIGASVPQAIIKKGEEAGRQEFKWWLDLFGEDYYVEIQRHGIRDQIVANESLLKYAKEFNVKVICSNDSHYVEQDDANAHDILLCVNTGDKQATPTNKDFDDANPMPKGTRFAFFNDEFYFKTKSEMLKTFSDLPESLDNTQEIVDKVELLKLNRDILLPNFPIPEEFKKHSISQMIDFNGRMKELTADVLNQWEYLKHWTFEGALKKYKEITPEIEERLNFELNTIKNMGFPGYFLIVADFIQAGRDMGVLIGPGRGSAAGSAVAYAIGITNIDPIKYDLLFERFLNPDRISMPDIDTDFDDEGRQKVIDYVVQKYGKNQVAQIITYGTMAAKSSIKDVARVMDLPLAEANAVVKLVPDKPTYNMNLNKVFNVPIEKMAEVISPDEVENLKKLREMLKGNDLTARVLREAVKLEGTVRNVGIHAAGIIIAPEDLTNLIPVSTSKESELLITQYEGKIIEDAGVIKMDFLGLRNLTIIKEALRMIEANHGVKIDIDYIPLDDPKVFELFQRGDTNAVFQFESDGMKKYMRELKPDRFEDLIAMNALYRPGPIAYIPNFINRKHGREKVEYDLPEMEEYLGDTYGICTYQEQIMLLSQKLAGFTKGDADVLRKAMGKKQIEVLNKMKSKFIEGGKKNGLDEKKLDKVWTDWEAFASYAFNKSHSTCYAFVAYQTAYLKSHYPSEYMAAVMTSSLGNIEKLTFFLEECKAIGLPVLGPDVNESERRFGVNKRGEIRFGLGGIKGTGDAAVESIIEERDKNGPYKDIYDFMTRVNLRTVNKKTIESLAYAGAFDLFEDFHRAQYFTAADGEQQNLIEKLIRYANAVQAEKSNAQASLFGGFGGGRSDIARPKAPNVEPWGDIERLRFEKEVVGFYISGHPLDMFRLELDNFCTCTLDRVMATSELLEASDEEVTETAGPVNVEIGGKPLLFGKDVTVAGIVSSFQIRTTKTGNPFCIFKLEDYAGSMEMALFGEDFVKFSAYIQTGHFLFVKGKIQTRWKSDDQYEFKISSMQLLSEVREKLTKEIKLQLDLDLLDGVLVSKLNEAVQAHPGNCSLSVSVLDNLTRTEIKLQSRTHRVAPTNAFFKLLESMGGVKFSVN; from the coding sequence ATGCAATTTTCCCACCTACACTGCCATACCCAATACTCCCTGCTCGACGGCGCGGCTGATATAAAAAAGCTGTTCAAAAAAGCCAAAGCCGACGAGATGCCCGCCATTGCCATTACCGACCACGGCAACATGTTCGGTGTATTTGAATTTGTGGCCGAAGGGCACAAAACGGGCATCAAACCCATTGTAGGCTGTGAGTTTTATTTAGTGGAAGACCGTCACAAAAAACAGTTTACCAAAGAACAAAAAGACGTACGCCGCCACCAACTGCTGCTGGCCAAAAACGCCGAAGGCTACCGAAATCTGACCAAACTTTGTTCCCTGGGCTTTATCGAAGGCATGTATGGCAAGTATCCGCGTATCGACAAAGAACTGTTGGTAAAATACCACAAAGGACTGATCGCCACTACCTGTTGCATCGGGGCCAGTGTGCCGCAGGCCATCATCAAAAAAGGCGAAGAAGCCGGACGGCAGGAGTTCAAATGGTGGTTGGATCTCTTTGGTGAAGACTACTACGTCGAAATCCAGCGGCATGGGATCCGCGACCAGATCGTTGCCAACGAATCCCTGCTCAAGTACGCCAAAGAGTTTAATGTCAAGGTGATCTGCTCCAATGACAGTCACTATGTAGAACAGGACGATGCCAACGCGCACGATATTTTGCTTTGTGTAAACACCGGCGACAAACAGGCCACTCCTACCAATAAGGATTTTGACGACGCCAATCCAATGCCCAAAGGCACCCGATTTGCGTTTTTCAACGATGAGTTTTATTTCAAAACCAAATCGGAAATGCTTAAAACGTTCAGCGACCTTCCCGAATCGCTGGACAACACGCAGGAGATTGTCGACAAAGTAGAACTGCTGAAGCTTAATCGCGACATTCTGCTGCCCAACTTCCCCATCCCGGAAGAATTCAAAAAACACAGCATTTCCCAGATGATCGACTTCAACGGCAGGATGAAAGAACTCACCGCCGACGTGCTCAATCAGTGGGAATACCTCAAGCATTGGACCTTTGAAGGGGCGCTGAAGAAATACAAAGAGATTACGCCCGAGATCGAAGAACGACTCAACTTTGAGTTGAATACCATCAAAAATATGGGTTTTCCCGGCTACTTCCTTATCGTAGCCGACTTCATTCAGGCAGGCCGCGACATGGGTGTGCTCATCGGCCCCGGGCGGGGTTCGGCGGCGGGAAGTGCGGTGGCCTACGCGATTGGAATCACCAACATCGACCCTATCAAGTACGACCTGCTGTTTGAGCGTTTTCTGAATCCGGACCGGATCTCCATGCCCGATATTGATACGGACTTCGACGACGAAGGTCGTCAGAAAGTAATTGATTATGTGGTGCAGAAATACGGCAAAAATCAGGTGGCGCAGATCATCACCTATGGTACCATGGCGGCCAAATCGTCCATCAAAGACGTGGCACGGGTGATGGACCTTCCGTTGGCGGAAGCCAACGCCGTGGTGAAGTTGGTGCCTGATAAGCCGACTTACAACATGAACCTGAACAAGGTATTCAACGTGCCCATCGAAAAAATGGCGGAGGTCATCTCGCCTGATGAGGTCGAAAACCTGAAAAAGCTGCGCGAAATGCTCAAAGGGAACGACCTCACCGCCCGAGTATTGAGAGAAGCCGTGAAATTGGAAGGCACCGTCCGCAACGTGGGCATCCACGCGGCGGGAATCATCATTGCGCCCGAAGATCTGACCAACCTGATTCCGGTCAGTACGTCCAAAGAATCGGAATTGCTCATTACGCAGTACGAAGGAAAGATCATTGAGGATGCAGGCGTTATCAAGATGGACTTTTTAGGGTTGCGAAACCTCACCATCATCAAAGAAGCCCTGCGGATGATCGAGGCCAATCACGGCGTCAAGATCGATATTGACTACATTCCGCTCGACGACCCCAAGGTATTTGAACTCTTCCAGCGCGGTGATACCAACGCCGTGTTTCAGTTTGAATCCGACGGCATGAAGAAATACATGCGCGAGCTGAAACCCGACCGTTTTGAGGACCTCATCGCCATGAACGCCCTCTACCGACCGGGTCCGATCGCTTACATTCCTAACTTTATCAACCGTAAACACGGTCGCGAAAAAGTGGAGTATGATTTGCCCGAAATGGAAGAATACCTCGGAGATACATACGGTATTTGTACGTATCAGGAACAGATCATGCTTCTTTCTCAAAAACTGGCAGGCTTTACCAAAGGCGATGCCGACGTGCTGCGGAAGGCGATGGGGAAAAAACAGATTGAGGTACTGAACAAGATGAAGAGCAAATTCATCGAAGGCGGGAAGAAAAACGGCTTGGACGAGAAAAAACTCGACAAGGTATGGACCGACTGGGAAGCCTTTGCATCATATGCCTTCAACAAATCGCACTCGACCTGCTACGCCTTTGTGGCCTACCAAACAGCCTATCTCAAATCGCATTATCCGTCGGAATACATGGCGGCGGTGATGACGAGCTCGTTGGGAAACATTGAAAAACTGACCTTCTTTTTGGAAGAATGTAAGGCCATCGGCCTGCCGGTACTCGGCCCCGACGTCAACGAATCGGAGCGGCGCTTTGGTGTGAACAAACGCGGCGAGATCCGCTTCGGGCTGGGCGGTATCAAAGGCACGGGCGACGCCGCCGTGGAAAGCATCATTGAAGAACGCGACAAAAATGGTCCGTACAAAGATATTTATGATTTTATGACCCGCGTTAATTTGCGGACGGTCAACAAAAAAACCATTGAATCGCTGGCCTACGCAGGGGCATTTGACCTCTTTGAAGACTTCCACCGTGCGCAGTATTTTACGGCGGCAGACGGTGAACAGCAAAATCTTATCGAAAAACTCATCCGCTACGCCAACGCCGTACAGGCTGAAAAATCCAACGCCCAGGCATCGCTGTTTGGCGGATTTGGCGGCGGCCGGTCTGACATTGCACGCCCCAAAGCGCCCAACGTGGAGCCATGGGGCGATATTGAGCGGCTGCGGTTTGAGAAAGAAGTGGTCGGTTTCTACATTTCCGGCCACCCGCTGGATATGTTTCGGTTAGAACTGGACAACTTCTGCACCTGTACGCTCGACCGCGTGATGGCCACCTCCGAGCTCCTCGAAGCGAGCGATGAGGAGGTCACCGAAACCGCGGGACCGGTCAACGTAGAGATTGGCGGTAAGCCGTTGCTGTTCGGCAAAGACGTGACCGTGGCAGGTATTGTGAGCAGTTTTCAGATCAGAACCACCAAAACGGGCAATCCGTTTTGTATCTTCAAACTGGAAGATTACGCCGGCTCCATGGAAATGGCGCTTTTCGGAGAAGATTTCGTTAAATTCTCGGCCTACATCCAAACGGGGCACTTTCTGTTTGTAAAAGGTAAGATACAGACCCGCTGGAAATCAGACGACCAATACGAGTTCAAGATCAGTTCAATGCAGTTGCTGAGCGAAGTGCGCGAAAAACTCACCAAAGAGATCAAATTACAGTTGGATCTGGACCTGCTGGACGGTGTATTGGTTTCCAAACTCAACGAAGCCGTGCAGGCCCATCCCGGCAACTGCTCACTGTCGGTTTCGGTGTTGGACAACCTCACCCGCACGGAGATAAAACTCCAGTCCCGCACGCACCGCGTAGCCCCCACCAACGCCTTTTTCAAACTGCTGGAAAGCATGGGCGGCGTGAAATTCTCCGTGAATTAA
- a CDS encoding ABC transporter permease, producing the protein MIGSYIKTSKRNLMRNKLFSFINIVGLAISMSVGLLLIAFVLDLHSYDRFHTKGDRIYRITNVLTSNREQSSKFASTSIKAGKLIREKVTGIEEVAILRDFSQDAKVDNTILPVKGFWAEPSMLRIFTFPMLEGNPDTALKDPYSIVLTEAAAKKLFGNEPALGKAIQFDSLNYRVTGIMKDIPFFSHIHFEALVSFSTAEQLNRNDKNFEQWSNMSLNYVYLLLPSTADIASIRSQFTAIAKEENRVEESSFIQLELLPLYNIVVGENLRDMRGSVGPHMPPVMLWIVGGLALVVLLSACFNYTNLSIARGIRRFKEVGLRKAIGAGKSQVWQQFLAEAIMISLAALFLSFFLFLLLRPQLISLAPEMQRTVKLDLTPAMIIAFLLFSVTVGVAAGFMPALFFSKVSAISALRNVSSVKVFKRLTIRRILVVVQYTVTLIFITTTAIGYVQYKNILEFDLGFKTENILNINMQGNKSDAFFRELSEMPEVTALSKSLIITAVGNAWGGFMKYKDSRDSALVLTNHIDENYLALHEYKLIAGENFRARPTTTAAATEVIVNQQVLKRFNIGNKNPEKAIGEEITFSSFHGTRRMTIIGVMKDFHYGKVDNLIEPTAFMFRTPDDRTIINAKIRSNDMPATLAKIESAWKKFDRVHPFQAKFYDEEIEEAYSEFSVMIKIIGFLSFLAISIASMGLFGMVAFTTETRLKEISIRKVMGASYGNLIFLLSRNFILLLSISAFIALPVTYLFFEKMVLTRFPYHTPVQAVELLVGLPAVLLIAFLMIGSQTMKAAKSNPAEVLKSQ; encoded by the coding sequence ATGATCGGAAGCTACATCAAAACCTCAAAACGCAATTTAATGCGCAACAAATTGTTTTCCTTCATCAATATTGTCGGCCTTGCCATCAGTATGTCCGTTGGCTTACTGCTGATCGCCTTTGTGCTCGACCTGCACTCATACGATAGGTTTCATACGAAGGGGGATAGGATCTACCGCATTACCAACGTACTGACTTCGAATCGTGAACAAAGCAGCAAGTTTGCTTCCACTTCCATCAAGGCCGGAAAGCTTATCCGGGAGAAAGTGACCGGCATTGAAGAAGTAGCCATTCTGCGCGACTTTTCGCAGGATGCCAAAGTGGACAACACGATCCTTCCCGTCAAAGGCTTTTGGGCGGAGCCATCGATGTTGAGGATATTTACATTTCCGATGTTGGAAGGTAATCCCGACACGGCACTGAAAGACCCCTATTCGATCGTGCTTACGGAGGCGGCGGCAAAAAAGCTTTTCGGCAACGAGCCGGCGCTGGGCAAGGCGATTCAGTTTGATAGCCTCAATTACCGGGTGACCGGCATCATGAAAGACATTCCCTTCTTTTCGCACATCCATTTTGAGGCATTGGTATCGTTCTCAACGGCTGAGCAACTTAATCGAAATGATAAGAATTTCGAACAGTGGAGCAATATGTCGTTAAATTATGTTTACCTCCTGCTGCCTTCAACTGCCGATATTGCTTCTATCCGGTCGCAGTTTACTGCCATTGCCAAGGAGGAAAACCGTGTCGAAGAAAGTTCTTTCATTCAACTTGAGCTTCTTCCTTTATACAATATCGTGGTCGGAGAGAATCTTCGGGATATGCGTGGCTCCGTAGGCCCTCACATGCCTCCGGTCATGCTGTGGATAGTGGGCGGGCTGGCACTCGTTGTGCTGTTGTCGGCGTGTTTCAACTATACCAATCTGTCAATCGCACGCGGCATACGGCGTTTTAAGGAAGTAGGGCTGCGCAAAGCGATCGGGGCCGGAAAGAGTCAGGTATGGCAGCAGTTTCTCGCCGAGGCGATCATGATCTCGCTGGCAGCCCTTTTTCTTTCCTTCTTCCTCTTCCTCTTATTACGGCCGCAGTTGATAAGTCTGGCGCCGGAGATGCAGCGCACGGTGAAACTTGATCTTACGCCGGCTATGATCATAGCCTTTCTCCTTTTTTCGGTTACCGTTGGGGTGGCGGCCGGCTTCATGCCTGCCCTGTTTTTTTCAAAAGTCAGCGCGATCAGCGCACTCAGGAATGTGTCATCGGTGAAAGTGTTTAAACGCCTGACAATCAGACGAATACTGGTGGTGGTTCAATACACCGTTACGCTGATCTTTATAACAACGACCGCCATTGGCTATGTACAGTATAAAAATATACTTGAATTCGACTTGGGATTCAAGACGGAAAATATTTTGAACATCAATATGCAGGGGAACAAATCGGATGCGTTTTTCAGGGAGCTCAGCGAAATGCCGGAAGTAACGGCACTGTCGAAGTCGCTTATAATTACCGCTGTCGGGAATGCATGGGGTGGCTTTATGAAATACAAAGATTCGCGCGACTCTGCCTTGGTTTTGACCAACCATATCGATGAGAACTATCTGGCGCTGCACGAATACAAGCTCATTGCCGGAGAAAATTTCAGGGCGCGCCCCACCACAACCGCCGCCGCGACAGAAGTAATCGTTAATCAACAGGTCTTAAAACGATTTAATATCGGTAACAAAAATCCCGAGAAAGCAATAGGAGAGGAGATCACATTCAGCAGTTTTCACGGAACACGCAGAATGACAATCATTGGCGTGATGAAAGACTTTCACTATGGCAAAGTTGACAACCTCATTGAGCCGACAGCATTCATGTTCCGAACACCTGACGACAGGACGATCATCAATGCTAAAATACGAAGCAACGACATGCCGGCAACCTTGGCAAAGATCGAGTCTGCCTGGAAAAAATTCGATCGCGTTCATCCCTTTCAGGCTAAATTCTATGATGAAGAAATAGAGGAAGCTTACAGCGAGTTTTCCGTCATGATAAAGATCATTGGCTTCCTATCCTTCCTCGCCATTTCTATCGCATCAATGGGATTGTTCGGAATGGTGGCATTTACCACCGAAACCAGGCTGAAGGAGATCAGTATCCGTAAAGTGATGGGTGCAAGCTACGGCAACCTTATCTTCTTATTGAGCCGTAATTTCATCTTACTGTTGTCGATATCGGCATTCATCGCTTTGCCCGTAACCTACCTTTTTTTTGAAAAAATGGTACTCACCCGTTTCCCGTATCATACGCCCGTACAGGCCGTTGAGTTGTTGGTCGGCTTACCGGCGGTATTGCTGATCGCCTTCCTCATGATCGGTTCGCAAACAATGAAGGCAGCAAAGAGTAATCCGGCGGAAGTACTGAAGAGTCAATAG